A portion of the Ferrovum sp. JA12 genome contains these proteins:
- a CDS encoding DNA-binding protein: MTNADRHAAAEGQSPTFAAVCRTIGESSFTTISEAMKSWRPQKISVAQPMRKAVLAAVVDKASGLSVGI; encoded by the coding sequence ATCACAAACGCAGACAGACACGCTGCCGCCGAAGGACAGTCACCCACGTTTGCAGCAGTATGTAGAACCATCGGTGAGAGCAGTTTTACGACGATTTCCGAGGCTATGAAGTCATGGAGACCGCAAAAAATATCAGTCGCGCAGCCGATGCGCAAGGCAGTACTCGCAGCAGTTGTCGACAAAGCCAGCGGGCTTTCTGTCGGAATTTAG
- the pheS gene encoding phenylalanine--tRNA ligase subunit alpha, which translates to MQELHTILKEALASLSAIESPALLEECKAKYLGKTGLLTEHLKALGKLSPEERPLRGAEINQVKVAIEEALRMQREKISQLELDRQLAAEALDVTLPGRGHGVGGLHPVTLTIRRIRDLFSAMGFEVAEGPEIETDYYNFTALNIPENHPARAMHDTFYLDANHVLRTHTSPMQVRYMEKRQPPYQVIVPGRVYRCDSDMTHTPMFHQVEGLWVSESVTFSSLKTTLIEFMRRFFEQEELKARFRPSFFPFTEPSAEMDVGCVMCHGEGCRVCSHTGWLEVLGCGMVHPNVLAPLGIDTERYVGFAFGLGVERLAMLRYGVNDLRVFFENDLKFLTQFN; encoded by the coding sequence ATGCAAGAACTGCACACCATACTCAAGGAGGCTCTGGCCTCCTTGAGTGCCATAGAAAGCCCGGCTTTGCTAGAGGAGTGTAAGGCGAAATATCTCGGTAAAACCGGGTTATTAACTGAGCATCTCAAGGCTTTAGGAAAACTCTCTCCAGAGGAGCGTCCTCTACGCGGCGCTGAAATTAATCAAGTAAAAGTTGCCATTGAAGAAGCTCTCAGGATGCAAAGAGAGAAAATCTCTCAATTGGAATTGGATCGGCAATTGGCTGCTGAGGCCTTAGACGTTACGCTACCCGGACGTGGTCATGGGGTAGGTGGCCTGCATCCTGTCACCTTAACTATTCGGCGCATTCGCGACTTGTTTTCTGCCATGGGTTTTGAGGTGGCTGAGGGCCCTGAAATTGAGACCGATTATTATAACTTTACGGCCCTCAATATTCCGGAAAATCATCCCGCAAGGGCTATGCATGATACCTTTTATCTTGATGCTAATCATGTGCTACGAACTCATACTTCTCCCATGCAAGTGCGTTACATGGAAAAGCGTCAGCCCCCCTACCAAGTAATTGTGCCGGGTAGGGTGTACCGCTGTGATTCGGATATGACCCATACCCCTATGTTTCACCAAGTGGAAGGATTGTGGGTTAGTGAGAGTGTCACCTTTAGCTCCCTTAAAACTACTTTAATTGAGTTTATGCGTCGATTCTTTGAACAGGAAGAACTAAAAGCTCGTTTTAGACCTTCTTTTTTCCCCTTTACCGAACCTTCTGCGGAAATGGATGTTGGCTGTGTCATGTGTCATGGTGAGGGTTGCCGTGTGTGTTCCCATACAGGTTGGTTGGAAGTATTAGGATGCGGAATGGTCCACCCCAATGTGTTAGCGCCCTTGGGCATTGATACGGAGCGCTATGTGGGCTTTGCCTTTGGTTTAGGAGTTGAGCGTTTAGCAATGTTACGCTACGGAGTCAATGACTTACGAGTGTTTTTTGAAAACGACTTGAAGTTTTTAACGCAATTTAATTGA
- the fic gene encoding protein adenylyltransferase Fic has translation MILENKLIITDQIELAKAEERISKQKAKQLFDSGDITKVEVGTFAGLSFIHTYLFEDIYAFAGKIRDVNIAKGNFRFAPLMYLEASLKHIDTMPQSMFDEIVEKYVEMNVAHPFREGNGRATRIWLDLMLKKEIQQVVDWNRVDKEEYLSAMQRSVVKDLEIKALIKQALTSKINDRTLFMKGIDVSYYYEGYSEFKTEEL, from the coding sequence ATGATTCTGGAAAACAAACTCATCATCACCGACCAAATTGAACTGGCCAAAGCCGAAGAAAGAATCAGCAAGCAAAAAGCCAAGCAGCTTTTCGACTCTGGCGATATAACAAAAGTGGAAGTCGGCACCTTTGCTGGGCTGAGCTTTATTCATACTTACTTGTTTGAAGATATTTACGCCTTCGCCGGAAAAATACGCGACGTCAATATCGCCAAAGGCAACTTCCGTTTTGCTCCCCTGATGTACCTGGAAGCATCGTTAAAACATATCGACACCATGCCGCAAAGCATGTTTGATGAGATCGTTGAAAAATATGTCGAGATGAATGTCGCCCACCCTTTCCGTGAAGGCAATGGTCGCGCCACCCGCATCTGGCTGGATTTGATGCTTAAAAAAGAAATTCAACAGGTGGTGGATTGGAACAGGGTCGATAAAGAAGAATACCTCTCGGCCATGCAGCGCAGCGTGGTAAAAGACCTTGAAATCAAAGCACTAATTAAGCAGGCGCTTACCAGTAAAATTAACGACCGCACCTTGTTCATGAAGGGTATTGATGTCAGCTATTACTACGAAGGCTATAGCGAATTCAAGACGGAGGAGCTGTGA
- the infC gene encoding translation initiation factor IF-3 gives MTIIQSKELRINSEISLAEVRLVGIEGEQLGIVKIAEALRLAEEATVDLVEIAPNAAPPVCRLMDYGKYKYRESKRLHEAKVKQKQIQVKEIKFRPGTDDGDYAIKVRNLIRFLSEGDKTKVTLRFRGREMSHQELGFNLLKRVEADLSAHGVVEQFPKMEGRQMVMVLAPKKKELLKEAKAPKPKDTPTESTQSGGSV, from the coding sequence TTGACCATCATTCAATCTAAAGAATTAAGGATTAACAGCGAAATTAGTCTCGCTGAGGTAAGGCTTGTTGGAATAGAAGGTGAGCAGTTAGGGATTGTAAAAATAGCTGAGGCCTTACGCCTGGCTGAAGAGGCAACCGTTGATTTGGTTGAAATTGCTCCTAACGCTGCTCCTCCCGTGTGTCGGTTGATGGATTACGGTAAGTATAAATATCGTGAAAGCAAACGACTACATGAAGCAAAAGTAAAGCAAAAACAAATTCAGGTAAAGGAAATTAAATTTCGTCCTGGTACCGATGATGGCGATTATGCTATTAAGGTCAGAAACTTAATTCGTTTTTTGAGCGAAGGCGATAAAACCAAAGTGACTTTACGTTTTAGAGGACGTGAAATGAGTCACCAAGAATTGGGCTTTAATCTTCTAAAGCGGGTAGAGGCCGATTTGTCTGCCCACGGAGTGGTGGAACAGTTTCCTAAAATGGAAGGACGACAAATGGTGATGGTCCTCGCGCCCAAGAAAAAAGAATTGCTTAAAGAAGCTAAGGCTCCTAAGCCCAAGGACACCCCTACTGAATCAACCCAAAGCGGTGGTTCGGTTTAG
- the rpmI gene encoding 50S ribosomal protein L35 has product MPKMKTKSGAAKRFKVRGSGSIKRSQAFKRHILTKKTTKNKRQLRGTAEIHSTNVASVKAMLPYA; this is encoded by the coding sequence ATGCCCAAGATGAAAACCAAAAGTGGTGCAGCCAAGCGCTTTAAAGTGCGCGGAAGCGGCAGCATCAAGCGCTCACAAGCGTTCAAACGTCATATTTTGACAAAAAAGACCACTAAGAATAAACGTCAGTTACGTGGTACCGCCGAAATTCATTCAACCAATGTGGCTTCAGTGAAAGCCATGTTGCCCTACGCATAA
- the thrS gene encoding threonine--tRNA ligase: MINIHLPDGSVRSFEHSVTVAQVASNIGSGLARAALAGRVDGRLVDLSHTIDHDVQLAIVTDKDPESLEIIRHSTAHLLAHAVKELFPEAQVTIGPVIENGFFYDFSYQRAFTTEDLELIEQRMAILANQDFKIQREEMERDAAINYFKGLGEAYKAEIITSIPSTETLSLYRQGGFVDLCRGPHVPSTSKLKVFKLTHVAGAYWRGDSKNEMLTRVYGTAWTKKEDLEAYLFRIAEAEKRDHRRLGKQLDLFHIQDEAPGMVFWHPKGWALWQAVEQYMRQVYRNNGYQEIRCPQILDRTLWEKSGHWENFQKNMFTTESEARDFAIKPMNCPGHVQVFNQGLRSYRELPLRYGEFGSCHRNEPSGSLHGVMRVRAFTQDDGHIFCTEEQIQAEVLAFIKLLQRVYQDFGFDDIQYKLATRPAQRVGSDAIWDKAESALENALQSTGVHFERLPGEGAFYGPKIEFHLRDSIGRTWQCGTIQADFSMPGRLGAEYVAEDNSKQVPVMLHRAVLGSLERFIGILIEHYAGAMPLWLSPVQVVVATITSNQALYAEELVNTLKEKGFRAIADLRNEKINYKIRAHSMDKVPYQIIVGDKEMASQTVSVRGRADKDLGIMTQEALLALLQQESLFVKTF, from the coding sequence GTGATAAATATTCATTTACCAGATGGTTCCGTACGCTCCTTTGAGCACTCAGTGACGGTGGCTCAGGTGGCCTCTAACATTGGCTCTGGCCTCGCTCGAGCGGCGCTTGCTGGTCGTGTGGATGGTCGCTTGGTTGATTTGTCGCACACCATTGATCACGATGTGCAGCTTGCTATTGTCACGGACAAAGATCCCGAAAGTTTAGAGATTATCCGTCATTCCACAGCCCATTTATTAGCCCATGCCGTTAAAGAATTATTTCCTGAAGCGCAGGTGACAATTGGTCCTGTTATTGAAAATGGTTTTTTCTATGATTTCTCCTACCAAAGAGCTTTTACCACTGAGGATCTTGAGTTAATTGAACAGCGTATGGCAATCCTGGCTAACCAGGATTTTAAGATTCAGCGCGAAGAGATGGAACGTGATGCGGCCATCAATTATTTCAAAGGATTGGGGGAAGCCTACAAGGCTGAAATCATCACCAGTATTCCTTCCACTGAAACTTTATCGCTGTATCGGCAAGGTGGATTTGTGGATTTGTGTCGTGGTCCCCATGTGCCCTCAACGAGTAAATTAAAAGTCTTTAAACTCACTCACGTGGCTGGTGCCTATTGGCGTGGGGATTCTAAGAATGAAATGCTCACCCGCGTTTATGGCACCGCCTGGACTAAAAAAGAAGATCTTGAGGCTTATCTTTTTAGAATTGCAGAGGCGGAAAAAAGAGATCATCGTCGTTTAGGTAAGCAGCTGGATTTGTTTCATATTCAGGATGAAGCCCCGGGGATGGTATTTTGGCATCCTAAGGGGTGGGCTCTCTGGCAGGCGGTAGAGCAATATATGCGTCAGGTATACCGTAACAACGGTTACCAAGAAATTCGTTGCCCCCAAATTCTTGACCGAACCCTATGGGAGAAATCTGGTCACTGGGAAAACTTTCAGAAGAATATGTTCACCACGGAGTCTGAGGCACGGGATTTTGCCATTAAACCCATGAATTGCCCAGGTCATGTGCAAGTATTTAATCAAGGGTTAAGAAGTTACCGGGAATTGCCCCTACGTTATGGAGAGTTTGGCTCCTGTCACCGTAACGAACCTTCTGGTTCATTACATGGGGTGATGCGGGTGCGCGCTTTCACCCAGGATGATGGCCATATTTTTTGTACTGAGGAACAAATTCAAGCGGAAGTGTTGGCTTTTATTAAGTTACTACAGAGGGTATATCAAGACTTTGGTTTTGATGATATACAATATAAATTGGCTACTCGACCCGCCCAGCGAGTGGGCTCTGATGCCATTTGGGATAAAGCCGAGAGCGCTCTAGAAAACGCTCTGCAGAGTACGGGAGTTCACTTCGAGCGGTTGCCTGGGGAGGGGGCTTTTTATGGTCCTAAAATCGAGTTTCATTTGCGCGACAGTATTGGTAGAACCTGGCAGTGTGGCACCATTCAGGCAGACTTTTCTATGCCCGGGCGCCTTGGTGCTGAGTATGTGGCAGAAGATAACTCCAAACAAGTACCCGTCATGTTGCACCGTGCTGTTTTAGGATCCCTTGAGAGATTTATTGGTATTTTGATTGAGCATTACGCCGGAGCGATGCCTCTGTGGCTGTCGCCCGTTCAGGTGGTGGTGGCGACTATTACTTCAAATCAGGCTTTGTATGCGGAAGAATTGGTTAACACCTTGAAAGAAAAAGGCTTCAGGGCCATCGCAGACTTGCGTAATGAGAAAATAAACTATAAAATACGAGCCCATAGTATGGATAAGGTTCCTTACCAAATTATTGTTGGTGACAAGGAGATGGCGTCGCAGACAGTATCTGTGAGGGGTCGCGCTGACAAAGACTTGGGAATTATGACGCAAGAGGCTTTATTGGCGCTACTGCAGCAAGAATCCCTGTTCGTGAAGACCTTTTAG
- a CDS encoding MerR family transcriptional regulator — protein sequence MEIVTATTSNNEEVLSFPPIPDKRYFTIGEVGALCAVKPHVLRYWEQEFNQLKPVKRRGNRRYYQPHEVLLIRRIRSLLYDRGFTINGARHVLSSPEEKIAIKQLLEEKKRKTVSAPPQRFIPKQMIVEELQAILVLLS from the coding sequence ATGGAGATAGTAACAGCGACAACATCTAATAATGAGGAGGTGTTATCTTTTCCTCCCATTCCTGATAAGCGTTACTTCACCATTGGTGAAGTGGGAGCTCTTTGTGCAGTAAAACCCCACGTATTGCGTTATTGGGAACAGGAGTTTAATCAGCTCAAACCCGTTAAACGACGTGGTAATCGACGTTACTATCAACCCCATGAGGTATTACTGATCCGTCGCATCAGAAGCCTTCTTTATGATCGTGGTTTTACTATCAATGGCGCACGCCATGTTCTATCCTCTCCAGAAGAGAAAATTGCCATCAAGCAGTTACTTGAAGAGAAAAAGAGAAAAACTGTCTCTGCTCCGCCACAGAGGTTCATTCCTAAGCAGATGATTGTGGAAGAGTTACAGGCTATCTTGGTATTACTAAGTTAA
- a CDS encoding integration host factor subunit alpha has product MTLTKAELSDLLFEKVGLNKREAKDLVDTFFEEIRIALEKGDVVKLSGFGNFQLRTKPQRPGRNPKTGEEIPISARRVVTFHASQKLKGLVENRHGDSNSDNI; this is encoded by the coding sequence ATGACACTAACTAAGGCAGAGTTGTCTGATTTATTATTTGAAAAAGTAGGGCTAAACAAACGTGAAGCTAAGGACTTAGTAGATACTTTTTTTGAAGAAATACGGATAGCTCTTGAAAAGGGAGACGTGGTTAAATTATCGGGGTTTGGTAACTTCCAGCTACGCACCAAGCCACAGCGTCCTGGTAGAAACCCGAAAACCGGTGAAGAGATTCCCATCTCAGCTCGCCGAGTGGTGACTTTTCATGCTAGTCAAAAACTAAAGGGCTTAGTGGAAAACCGTCATGGAGATAGTAACAGCGACAACATCTAA
- the pheT gene encoding phenylalanine--tRNA ligase subunit beta: MKFSESWLKTLINYPWTSTELAHSLTMAGIEVEALESVAPPFSGVVVGLVLSAHKHPEADRLKVLSVDVGRESPLQIVCGASNVVVGMKAPCATVGAILPGDFKIKEAKLRGVASFGMMCSEKELGLKEEADGLMVLDPAAKVGQDIRESLRLDDQVLTLKLTPNRADCLSLLGVAREVSALTNLAITPPVFTLVEPLNAITREVINQVPQACPQYVGRQINLTNPTAATPPWMVERLQRSGIKSHGVVVDVTNYVLLETGQPLHAFDDQQIEGAVVVRWAHDKEPLVLLNEQQVSLSNDVLVIADESKALAIAGIMGGLESAVTENSRHIFLEAAFFTPQAIAGRARRFNLSTDSSHRFERGVDFAYTVHAIERATALLIEICGGEALPLIKHISTLPSRPSCLVRVKRVERVLGMHVTQALILDLFTRLGLKAEQKGEDVEVTPASYRFDLSIEEDYIEEIARLIGYDHIPELPAVGELKMYSQPASLQLEYKLQEQLVARDYQEAISYSFISEEWQACFTDPQQESLTLINPIASHLSVMRTSIWPGLLQALAVNLAKQVERVRLFEMGRCFYKEESGKIEQPKKLALLAYGKQLNDQWGEKSRTVDFYDMKADVEALLHGQEVSFDASQHKGLHPGRQARIFIGDLAVGYLGELHPRLVKQLGLPQSCLLAELDLDSLNLNKLPSYRESSKYPPVTRDLAVIVEDKVVVGTLLATLKPLIAPPIQDLFLFDLYRGPGVPQGKKSLAFRIVMQDTEKTLTDIDIDLLVTKVLQKLKSEFQAELR, from the coding sequence ATGAAATTTTCTGAATCCTGGTTAAAAACCCTTATTAATTATCCCTGGACAAGCACTGAGCTTGCTCACTCACTCACTATGGCAGGTATTGAGGTAGAGGCCCTTGAATCGGTGGCTCCTCCTTTTTCCGGGGTGGTGGTGGGGTTGGTGTTAAGTGCCCACAAGCATCCTGAAGCAGATCGCCTCAAGGTACTTTCTGTGGATGTGGGGCGAGAGAGCCCGTTACAAATTGTGTGTGGTGCGAGTAATGTGGTGGTGGGTATGAAGGCTCCCTGCGCTACAGTGGGGGCCATACTGCCCGGAGACTTTAAAATTAAGGAAGCTAAGCTACGTGGCGTTGCTTCCTTTGGCATGATGTGCTCTGAGAAAGAGTTGGGTTTAAAAGAGGAAGCCGATGGTTTGATGGTGTTGGATCCTGCGGCCAAGGTGGGGCAGGATATTCGTGAGAGTTTGCGACTCGACGATCAGGTCTTGACTTTAAAATTGACCCCTAACCGTGCTGATTGCTTGAGTTTACTGGGGGTTGCAAGGGAAGTATCGGCACTGACCAATCTTGCGATTACCCCCCCTGTGTTTACTCTTGTTGAACCCCTTAATGCAATAACCAGGGAGGTGATTAATCAGGTACCTCAAGCCTGCCCACAATATGTGGGGCGGCAAATTAATCTGACCAATCCAACCGCCGCTACCCCACCATGGATGGTAGAGCGCCTGCAGCGCTCAGGTATCAAGAGCCATGGCGTTGTGGTGGATGTTACCAATTACGTGTTATTAGAGACGGGGCAACCCTTGCATGCCTTTGACGACCAACAGATTGAGGGGGCAGTGGTGGTGCGTTGGGCCCATGACAAAGAACCCTTGGTGTTATTAAATGAGCAACAGGTTAGTTTGTCGAATGATGTGTTAGTGATTGCTGATGAATCGAAAGCTCTAGCTATCGCTGGCATTATGGGTGGTTTAGAGAGTGCCGTAACCGAGAATAGTCGACACATTTTTCTTGAGGCGGCGTTTTTTACACCGCAGGCCATTGCTGGGCGAGCAAGGCGTTTTAATCTTTCCACGGACTCCTCCCATCGTTTTGAGCGGGGTGTTGATTTTGCTTATACCGTGCATGCCATAGAGCGTGCCACGGCCCTATTAATTGAGATTTGTGGTGGTGAGGCACTGCCGTTAATTAAACATATTAGTACTCTGCCTTCCCGTCCCTCATGTTTGGTTAGAGTTAAGCGGGTGGAGCGCGTGTTGGGTATGCACGTTACCCAGGCCTTGATACTGGACCTTTTCACGAGACTGGGTTTGAAAGCCGAGCAAAAAGGAGAGGATGTGGAGGTAACTCCCGCCTCCTATCGTTTTGATTTATCTATTGAAGAAGATTATATCGAAGAGATTGCTCGCCTCATTGGTTATGATCATATTCCTGAGTTGCCTGCTGTGGGTGAATTGAAAATGTATAGTCAGCCTGCGTCATTGCAGCTGGAGTATAAATTGCAGGAGCAATTGGTGGCCCGTGACTACCAAGAGGCAATTAGTTACAGTTTTATCAGTGAAGAGTGGCAGGCTTGTTTTACTGACCCTCAGCAAGAATCTTTAACCTTGATTAATCCTATTGCTAGTCATTTAAGTGTGATGCGCACTAGTATTTGGCCAGGCTTATTGCAGGCTTTAGCGGTTAATCTGGCTAAACAAGTGGAGCGCGTTCGTCTGTTTGAAATGGGCAGATGCTTTTACAAAGAGGAATCCGGTAAGATTGAGCAACCTAAAAAACTGGCGTTGTTGGCGTACGGTAAACAATTGAATGATCAATGGGGTGAAAAAAGTCGAACCGTTGATTTTTATGATATGAAAGCTGATGTAGAAGCCCTGCTACATGGGCAAGAGGTGAGTTTTGACGCCTCGCAACATAAAGGTCTACATCCCGGCCGTCAGGCACGGATTTTTATCGGTGATTTGGCCGTGGGTTATTTGGGCGAGTTACACCCGAGGTTGGTGAAACAGTTGGGATTGCCACAAAGCTGTTTGTTAGCTGAGTTAGATCTTGATAGTCTTAATTTAAATAAGCTACCTAGCTATCGTGAGAGTTCAAAATACCCACCCGTTACCAGAGATTTAGCGGTAATAGTAGAGGATAAGGTGGTTGTGGGAACTCTATTAGCCACTCTCAAGCCGCTTATTGCTCCCCCTATACAAGATTTGTTTTTGTTTGACTTATATCGTGGACCTGGAGTGCCACAAGGTAAAAAAAGCCTTGCTTTTCGTATAGTTATGCAAGATACTGAAAAAACTTTAACTGACATTGATATAGATTTATTAGTGACAAAAGTGTTGCAAAAATTGAAGTCTGAGTTTCAGGCGGAATTACGTTAA
- a CDS encoding type I restriction-modification system subunit M, giving the protein MTSSQQRAELQRRIWQIANDVRGAVDGWDFKQYVLGTLFYRFISENFASYIEGGDDSIHYAELADSLITPDIKDDAIKTKGYFIYPSQLFAKMAASANTNESLNTDLAAIFAAIESSANGYPSEHDIKGLFADFDTTSNRLGNTVKDKNARLAAVLKGVAELNFADFEGSNIDLFGDAYEFLISNYAANAGKSGGEFFTPQHVSKLIAQLAIHKQTTVNKIFDPACGSGSLLLQAKKHFDAHIIEDGFFGQEINHTTYNLARMNMFLHNINYDKFNVQLGNTLIDPYFGDHKPFDAIVSNPPYSVKWIGSDDPTLINDERFAPAGVLAPKSKADFAFVLHALSYLSSKGRAAIVCFPGIFYRGGAEQKIRQYLVDNNYVETVISLAPNLFYGTTIAVNILVLSKHKTDTTTQFIDASGLFKKETNNNVLLDAHIDQIMAVFDSKDNVDHFAQSVPFEKVAANDYNLSVSSYVEAKDSHEVVDIAKLNAELKTTVARIDKLRKDIDAIVAEIDGVDSEGASP; this is encoded by the coding sequence ATGACCAGCTCCCAACAACGCGCCGAACTGCAGCGCCGCATTTGGCAAATCGCCAATGATGTCCGTGGCGCAGTCGACGGCTGGGATTTCAAGCAATACGTGCTCGGCACGCTGTTCTACCGCTTTATCAGTGAAAACTTCGCCAGTTACATCGAAGGTGGTGATGACAGCATCCACTACGCCGAGTTGGCCGATAGCCTCATCACTCCGGACATCAAAGATGACGCCATCAAGACCAAGGGCTATTTCATCTACCCCAGTCAGCTGTTTGCCAAGATGGCTGCCAGCGCCAATACCAATGAAAGCCTGAATACCGATCTCGCCGCCATCTTTGCCGCCATCGAGTCCTCTGCCAACGGCTACCCCTCTGAACACGACATCAAAGGCCTGTTTGCCGACTTCGACACCACCAGCAATCGCCTCGGTAATACCGTTAAAGACAAGAATGCCCGTCTGGCCGCTGTTCTCAAAGGCGTGGCTGAGCTGAACTTTGCCGATTTCGAAGGTAGCAACATCGACCTCTTCGGGGATGCCTACGAATTTCTCATCTCCAACTACGCCGCCAATGCCGGTAAATCCGGCGGTGAGTTTTTCACCCCGCAGCATGTTTCGAAGCTGATTGCCCAGCTCGCCATACACAAGCAAACCACCGTCAACAAGATCTTTGACCCGGCCTGTGGGTCAGGTTCGCTGCTGCTGCAAGCCAAAAAGCACTTTGACGCGCACATCATCGAAGATGGTTTTTTCGGGCAAGAAATCAACCACACCACTTACAACCTGGCGCGGATGAACATGTTCTTGCACAACATCAATTACGACAAGTTCAACGTCCAGCTCGGCAACACCCTCATTGACCCGTATTTCGGCGACCACAAACCCTTCGATGCCATCGTCTCCAACCCCCCATACTCGGTGAAGTGGATAGGCAGCGACGATCCCACACTGATCAACGACGAACGCTTTGCCCCAGCGGGTGTACTTGCGCCCAAGTCCAAAGCCGACTTTGCCTTCGTGCTGCACGCACTCAGCTACCTCTCAAGCAAGGGCCGCGCCGCCATCGTCTGCTTCCCCGGTATTTTCTACCGCGGTGGAGCCGAGCAGAAGATTCGCCAATATCTGGTAGATAACAACTATGTGGAAACGGTGATTTCGCTCGCGCCCAACCTGTTTTATGGCACCACGATTGCGGTCAATATTCTGGTGCTCTCCAAACACAAAACAGACACCACCACCCAGTTCATCGACGCCAGCGGCCTGTTCAAGAAAGAGACCAATAACAACGTGCTGCTGGACGCGCATATCGACCAGATCATGGCGGTGTTCGACAGCAAGGACAATGTGGATCATTTCGCCCAATCGGTGCCATTTGAGAAGGTGGCCGCCAACGACTACAACCTGTCGGTGAGCAGCTATGTCGAAGCGAAGGACAGCCACGAGGTGGTGGATATTGCAAAGCTCAATGCCGAGCTGAAAACCACCGTAGCCCGAATCGACAAATTGCGCAAAGACATTGATGCCATCGTCGCCGAGATTGATGGCGTAGATTCAGAGGGAGCGAGCCCATGA
- the rplT gene encoding 50S ribosomal protein L20 — MPRVKRGVTAHARHKKVLVQAKGYRGRRNNVYRIAKQAVMKAGQYAYRDRRRRKRDFRVLWIARINAAARECGMKYSTFMNGLKKAEIQVDRKVLADIAVFDKPAFMKMVDTAKASLAH; from the coding sequence ATGCCAAGAGTTAAACGTGGTGTTACGGCTCATGCCCGTCACAAGAAAGTTTTAGTTCAAGCCAAAGGTTATCGCGGTCGTCGCAATAACGTTTACCGTATTGCCAAACAAGCGGTCATGAAAGCAGGGCAGTACGCCTATCGTGACCGTCGTCGTCGTAAACGTGATTTCCGTGTATTGTGGATTGCTCGGATTAACGCAGCAGCCCGTGAGTGTGGTATGAAATATAGTACCTTCATGAATGGTTTGAAAAAGGCAGAGATTCAAGTTGACCGTAAAGTGTTGGCTGATATCGCTGTGTTTGATAAGCCAGCCTTCATGAAAATGGTGGATACCGCTAAGGCGTCCTTGGCTCATTAA